Proteins from one Mycoplasma sp. Pen4 genomic window:
- the rplR gene encoding 50S ribosomal protein L18, which translates to MKAKSRNQARKIKHTRLRQNIFGTASKPRLNVFKSHQNFYAQLIDDTKGVTLASVTTLVKGGKYAGNVAAAAELGKVMGQKIKALGVTEVVFDRGGYIYHGRVKAFAEAVRAEGVKF; encoded by the coding sequence ATGAAAGCTAAATCAAGAAATCAAGCTAGAAAAATTAAACACACACGTCTTCGTCAAAACATTTTTGGTACAGCATCAAAACCACGTTTAAACGTTTTCAAATCACACCAAAACTTTTATGCACAATTAATCGACGACACAAAAGGTGTTACATTAGCTAGCGTTACAACACTTGTTAAAGGTGGAAAATACGCAGGTAACGTAGCAGCTGCAGCAGAATTAGGTAAAGTAATGGGACAAAAAATCAAAGCTCTTGGAGTTACAGAAGTAGTATTCGATCGTGGTGGATACATTTACCACGGACGTGTTAAAGCATTTGCAGAAGCAGTAAGAGCAGAAGGAGTTAAATTCTAA
- the rplF gene encoding 50S ribosomal protein L6, which produces MSRVGNRVITIPQGTTVTLEGNTATVSGKHGTLTRTFNPLITITVENDQVTTTRANEEKHTKQLHGTTNALLANMIKGVSEGFRIDLEIKGVGYKAELRGETLVVNAGYSHPVSKQVPAEVTVTVAKPTEVSVFGIDKEKVGHFAAVVRAIRKPNVYSGKGIAYKGEQIRRKEGKTASK; this is translated from the coding sequence GGTACAACAGTTACTTTAGAAGGAAACACAGCAACAGTTTCAGGAAAACATGGAACATTAACAAGAACCTTCAATCCTTTAATTACAATTACAGTAGAAAATGACCAAGTTACAACAACTCGTGCTAACGAAGAAAAGCACACAAAACAATTACACGGAACAACTAATGCACTTTTAGCAAACATGATCAAAGGTGTATCAGAAGGTTTCCGTATCGACCTTGAAATCAAAGGGGTTGGGTACAAAGCTGAATTAAGAGGTGAAACTCTTGTAGTTAACGCTGGATATAGCCACCCAGTATCAAAACAAGTTCCAGCAGAAGTTACAGTTACAGTTGCTAAACCAACAGAAGTTTCAGTTTTCGGAATCGACAAAGAAAAAGTTGGACATTTTGCAGCAGTCGTTCGTGCAATTAGAAAACCTAACGTTTACTCAGGTAAAGGTATTGCATACAAAGGTGAACAAATCAGACGTAAAGAAGGGAAAACGGCTTCTAAATAA